The window TCACAGTTTTGGTCCTGCACTACAGTGGAAAGGCCAGCATGGCGGGTctgtttgttgctgctctGGCGGCCAGCGCCGTCACGCTTTTCAACGAGCAGACCTTGGGCATGAAGGAGCTGGGTTGGTTGCAGGTTGGAGCTGGGGGCATGAGTGTGGCCAGCAAGATCCCCCAGATCGCGGCCATTTGGAGCCAGGGAGGTACTGGGCAGCTCAGTGCCTTCACTGTAAGTTCATTCGGCGGTTGCAGTGTCAAGATGGGAGAACAATATGCTGACGGCGGTGAATGAACAGGTCTTCAACTACCTCCTCGGCTCGCTCACCCGCATTTTTACCACAATTCAAGAGGTGGACGACAAGGTTATCCTCTACAGCTTCGTGGCTGGCTTTGCACTCAACTTGGTGTTGGCGCTCCAGATGGTGTACTACTGGAATGCGCCCTCGGCGAAGGCCCAGGGCAAGCGCAAGGAGGCCCTTCCCGCCAACAGCGCTCTCACCCCTTCATACGCTGAAGTTGCGGCGACCTCGACGGCGAGACCTCGCAGCAAGGGCCCCACGACTCGCCGCCGTGGTTAGGAGCTGGATCCGTTTGTTCGAGAGTATCCAGCTCATAGATCTTTCATGAAACGCACTGCTGGATGCCTCGTCTTTTGTACCATTGTTGGGTTTTGCTTTTGGGCGGTCAAATTCACCATCGCGGCTTCGTTTTGGGTGACCTCATTTATTAccgggcttcttcttccagctcTCGTGCTCCCTTTCAGGGTTTTTCAATGGTCTCTCTTGGTAGCCATTGGGTCTGTTCTTTGGGTGATGTGGGTTGCCggagctgttgttggggcGATATGGTGTCCATATTCGCAGCGTTTCTTTGGTTTTCTGCTCCATTGGTTTCTCTTTTTATGTATGATAAGGGTTCTTTGACAGCGACACAGGGAAAATGGTCAAGTGACGGGCTCATATGAATGACATATCTTTTTACGAAACACCTCAGACCATGGTCCAATTTTTCGACATGGGGTCCGGGAGACTGCAGCGAGAAAAACGGCTTGTCACGGACTTCCGAGTCTGTATTGGGCAGATGTTCCGGAAGAGCCCCGCGGCTCCGGTGAGCGGAGTGTCGTATGCAAGAGACGACAGAAGCAGATCACGAGAGATATCGAAAGTGGTTGGGGCATGAAAGCGTCTGTGGTCCAGACCTCATTCGGCATCGGATTGGACCCCGATATTCCCCGCAGAGATTTGCATAGGCACACAATGCAAGCTGCAAAAATTATTGATCCTTGACTGGGTTCGACATCAAAGATAAGGGACATGATCTGGGAAGTCCATGTTGCATCAGCAGCCGCCGAAAGGGTCTGATAGGGAACGACAATAGGGTTTCTGGGGTGGTGCATGATCAACGCCATGGAATTTGTTCAATGACTGCAGGTTTTCGGCTTGTTCCATCTTCTTTGTTGGCCACCCTTTGGGACATGCCCACCACTCATGGCCCTTCACCGCCGCCTTTTTACGAGAAAGTTTCACCATCCGCAACGATAACTTCTCTTGACCCCCTGGAAGGAGGAAAGGTAGCGAGCGGTCTGGCTCTTGAAGAAACTGTTGCCAGCAACGCCAAGGATCACACTACAGCGAAACCGCAGGTCCACTATCTCTCTTTCCCCCGTCCGAATGGTCTGCTTCATGGCAGCGGTCCCCCCGagctccttttttttttttttttttttttggggggggggtgtgtGCTTGCGCATTGACAACTTGACAGGAGGTTTTTGGAATGCTTAGTACTGTGAAATAAATTGG is drawn from Podospora pseudocomata strain CBS 415.72m chromosome 1 map unlocalized CBS415.72m_1, whole genome shotgun sequence and contains these coding sequences:
- a CDS encoding uncharacterized protein (EggNog:ENOG503NYWC; COG:S) translates to MDAVRTTLQPITHNLPAPIRDLGVSIIGEKCYKSLLLNIDVEDTECLKYAISKGLGIGIVGASAIVKVPQIVKLVKSKSASGVSFLAYLLETSSYLISLAYNVRNGFPFSTYGETAMVLAQNVLITVLVLHYSGKASMAGLFVAALAASAVTLFNEQTLGMKELGWLQVGAGGMSVASKIPQIAAIWSQGGTGQLSAFTVFNYLLGSLTRIFTTIQEVDDKVILYSFVAGFALNLVLALQMVYYWNAPSAKAQGKRKEALPANSALTPSYAEVAATSTARPRSKGPTTRRRG